One Oncorhynchus masou masou isolate Uvic2021 chromosome 27, UVic_Omas_1.1, whole genome shotgun sequence genomic window carries:
- the LOC135516461 gene encoding inhibitor of growth protein 2-like, whose protein sequence is MLGHNHYPNVEKSQLVSYVEDYLECVESLPLDIQRNVSLLREIDSKYQEVLKEVDDVYERYQGERDAAQRKRLQIQLQRALISSQELGDEKIHVVTQMTELVENRSRQMDSHSLCLQEPSEASERERVVTERRSGSVQEAAVSTPAERSSARRPRRQRNSESRDANHASGNGTVMDDPADELPMQPREKRSKSAKKKKRKAKQERGASPVEFTFDPNEPTYCLCEQVSYGEMIGCDNDACPIEWFHFSCVGLTYKPKGKWFCPKCRGDNEKTMDKSLDKNKKDRRSR, encoded by the exons ATGTTAGGTCATAATCATTACCCAAACGTAGAAAAGTCGCAACTCGTCAGCTATGTGGAAGATTATTTGGAATGTGTTGAATCCCTGCCTTTGGATATACAAAGAAACGTCTCTCTGCTACGAGAAATTGACTCAAAGTATCAAG AGGTCCTGAAGGAGGTCGACGATGTCTATGAGCGCTACCAGGGCGAGCGGGACGCGGCACAGCGTAAGAGGCTTCAGATCCAGCTGCAGCGGGCCCTCATCAGCAGCCAGGAGCTGGGCGACGAGAAGATCCATGTGGTCACCCAGATGACTGAGCTGGTAGAGAACCGTTCCCGCCAGATGGACTcccactccctctgtctccaggAGCCCAGCGAGGCCAGCGAGCGGGAGCGGGTCGTCACCGAGCGGCGCTCCGGTTCCGTTCAGGAGGCGGCGGTGTCCACACCTGCGGAGCGCTCCTCCGCCCGCCGGCCGCGACGTCAGCGCAACAGCGAGAGCCGCGACGCCAACCACGCCTCAGGGAACGGAACAGTGATGGATGACCCGGCGGACGAACTGCCTATGCAGCCGCGGGAGAAGAGGTCAAAGTCTGCCAAGAAGAAGAAGCGCAAGGCCAAGCAGGAGCGAGGCGCCTCGCCTGTGGAATTCACCTTTGACCCCAACGAGCCCACCTACTGCCTGTGTGAGCAGGTGTCCTACGGCGAGATGATTGGCTGCGACAATGACGCGTGCCCCATCGAGTGGTTCCACTTCTCCTGCGTGGGGCTCACCTACAAGCCCAAGGGGAAGTGGTTCTGTCCCAAGTGCAGAGGGGACAACGAAAAGACTATGGACAAAAGCCTGGATAAGAACAAAAAGGACAGGAGGTCCAGGTAG